A window of the Tenebrio molitor chromosome 1, icTenMoli1.1, whole genome shotgun sequence genome harbors these coding sequences:
- the LOC138132272 gene encoding uncharacterized protein: MGNRKNYKKSPYTSSRRRNRRIAQLNRFKRTLTIEPVHELENEEPLLFADSDIVSTNHSNDLNTPDESNNAETHHPEEPHCSSTQLIVAKSKNDKDDIPSQKFIIEGRRLVALDYFLEQILSCKSHGACDCNITDMIVIKENIIGLKSIITLKCKMCNILMDISTDYKDGTQLKVNNAAALGIISSGIGYSTANELMSVLNVPFMAYGTFNSCQDSVGNAIHKLFWKQIEQNGKEEARLARIHGEVDSDGTPTITVIADGAWSKRSYNVNYNALSGVACIIGNRTRKVLFLAVRNKYCCVCARAENKNIQPIDHKCFKNFGGPSTSMESDIIIEGFKRSIEMHGVKYMRLIGDGDSSISKKLCEIRPYGSCSMVEKIECTNHLLRNFSKHLRELATRKKSNSKNLPVSPQLRKIVTARSYRLVAAVKKAVEHRSKENGSLREQITLLIKDMKNAPSHVFGEHKECSEIKYVNCQKEGETNYIEIMSTCGLYEDIELCFKRLIDNAFSLILNMTNNLAEQYNSIVCKFIGGKRINFSLKGGYQTRCEAAAVSFNSGGDYHRLVHKELIQKSPHGSTKKYIEKMKKRKSYYEKSKLSRKQLFKQKPVAPPDEHYGTEATQLSADMSEEEYCERSEKFLARLKKTTKEIRQIEEDTRGQAGNPLWFQERSNRITASNFKVICSMRKTTSCVNTVANLLYGTFTGNSNTRYGRRNEMRAIQEFQKKFEDLKVESCGFFIDNEDFMLGASPDGLIGNDAIIEVKCPAKAAHLTPLDAIKQKIITYIQVKSDEELILKKNHAYFYQIQGQLHITKRKSLLFCYLDAIRNIC, encoded by the exons ATGGGGAATCGaaagaattataaaaaaagtcCATATACATCATCCCGTCGTCGTAATCGTAGAATAGCTCAACTGAACAG ATTTAAACGTACATTGACCATTGAACCTGTCCATGAATTAGAAAATGAAGAACCTTTATTATTTGCTGATTCTGATATTGTGAGCACAAATCATTCCAATGATTTGAACACTCCAGATGAAAGCAATAACGCTGA GACACATCATCCAGAAGAACCTCATTGCAGTTCAACGCAATTAATAGTTGCCAAATCTAAAAATGATAAAGATGATATTCCATCACAAAAGTTTATCATTGAAGGCAGACGTTTGGTAGCACTCGATTACTTTTTAGAGCAAATATTATCTTGTAAAAGTCACGGGGCGTGTGACTGCAATATAACCGATATGATTGTTATTAAGGAAAATATAATTGGTTTAAAGAGCATAATAActctaaaatgtaaaatgtgtaACATTTTAATGGACATATCTACTGATTATAAAGATGGTACACAACTGAAAGTGAATAATGCAGCGGCTTTGGGAATAATATCATCTGGCATCGGATATTCGACTGCTAATGAATTGATGTCCGTATTAAATGTACCTTTTATGGCCTATGGTACTTTTAACAGCTGTCAAGATAGTGTGGGCAATGCAattcataaacttttttgGAAACAAATAGAGCAAAATGGTAAAGAGGAAGCTAGATTGGCAAGAATACATGGAGAAGTCGATTCTGATGGAACACCTACAATAACCGTAATTGCTGACGGGGCCTGGTCAAAGAGGTCATATAATGTTAACTATAACGCCTTATCGGGAGTT GCGTGCATAATTGGCAACAGGACACGAAAAGTGCTGTTTTTAGCCGTGAGAAACAAATACTGCTGCGTTTGTGCTCgtgctgaaaataaaaatatccaacCTATTGACCataaatgtttcaaaaattttggggGGCCATCTACATCCATGGAATCGGATATAATAATAGAAGGTTTTAAAAGAAGTATCGAAATGCATGGTGTTAAATATATGAGACTAATTGGAGATggtgacagtagtatttcaaaaaaactctGTGAAATCCGTCCGTATGGTTCATGTTCCATGgttgaaaaaattgaatgtacCAATCATTTATTGAGAAACTTTTCGAAACATCTTCGTGAACTCGCTACTAGAAAGAAgagtaattcaaaaaatttgccCGTCTCCCCTCAGTTACGAAAAATTGTAACAGCTCGGAGTTATCGACTAGTAGCAGCAGTGAAAAAAGCAGTTGAACATAGGAGCAAGGAGAATGGTTCTTTGAGAGAACAAATTACGTTGCTCATTAAAGACATGAAAAATGCTCCATCACATGTGTTTGGAGAGCATAAAGAATGTTCAGAGATAAAATATGTTAATTGTCAAaaagagggtgaaacaaattatattgAAATTATGTCTACATGTGGCCTCTATGAAGATATTGAATTATGTTTCAAAAGGCTAATAGATAATGCTTTTAGTCtcattttaaatatgacaaaTAATCTGGCAGAGCAATATAATTCTATTGTTTGCAAATTTATAGGAGGAAAAAGAATAAACTTTTCTTTGAAAGGAGGATACCAAACTAGATGTGAAGCTGCAGCTGTATCTTTTAATAGTGGAGGTGACTATCATCGCTTAGTTCACAAAGAACTAATACAGAAAAGTCCACATGGTTCTACAAAAAAGTACATcgagaaaatgaaaaagagGAAATCGTACTACGAAAAATCTAAGTTGTCACGAAAACAACTCTTTAAGCAAAAACCAGTAGCTCCACCAGATGAACATTATGGTACAGAAGCCACGCAGCTTTCAGCAGATATGTCTGAAGAGGAATACTGCGAACGATCAGAAAAATTTTTGGCTCGTTTGAAAAAAACCACGAAAGAAATTAGGCAAATAGAAGAGGATACGAGAGGGCAAGCAGGAAATCCTTTATGGTTTCAAGAACGTTCCAACCGCATAACTGCTtcgaattttaaagttatttgCTCAATGCGAAAAACCACATCATGCGTAAATACTGTTGCCAATCTGTTGTATGGTACATTTACAGGAAATTCTAATACTAGATACGGCAGAAGAAATGAAATGAGAGCAATTcaagaatttcaaaaaaaatttgaagatttgaaaGTAGAAAGCTGtggtttttttattgacaacGAAGATTTTATGCTTGGCGCCTCTCCGGATGGTTTAATAGGAAATGACGCCATTATCGAAGTAAAATGTCCTGCAAAAGCTGCACATTTAACGCCACTGGATGcgattaaacaaaaaattataacttaTATACAAGTAAAAAGTGATGaggaattaattttaaagaagaaCCATGCGTACTTTTATCAAATTCAAGGCCAGCTACACATTACAAAGAGAAAAAGtttgttattttgttatttggaCGCCATTAGGAATATATGTTGA